A stretch of Desulfobacter hydrogenophilus DNA encodes these proteins:
- a CDS encoding ABC transporter ATP-binding protein, whose amino-acid sequence MNLLELKDVTKQFGGLTAVDSLSLSMEKGEILGVIGPNGAGKSTAFNCIAGVFPPTKGEVIFDGQVINGQKPWDLCKKGLARTFQIVKPFASKSVLYNVTVGAFVNTSSRGEAEAKAIDVLKLLNFDDKKDAKSSDLTIADRKRLEIARALATAPRLLLLDEVMAGLRPAEVDEMVEIIRFLREQGVTILVIEHIMRAIMALSDRIVVIHFGKKIAEGTPETVASDENVIKAYLGDEYGVS is encoded by the coding sequence ATGAATCTTCTTGAACTAAAGGATGTGACCAAACAGTTTGGCGGCCTTACGGCGGTGGACAGTTTGAGTCTTTCCATGGAAAAAGGCGAAATTTTGGGTGTCATTGGTCCCAACGGTGCTGGAAAGTCCACGGCATTTAACTGCATTGCAGGAGTGTTTCCTCCCACAAAAGGTGAGGTGATTTTTGACGGGCAGGTGATCAATGGGCAAAAGCCCTGGGATCTGTGCAAAAAAGGGCTTGCCCGCACATTTCAGATCGTGAAACCCTTTGCGTCCAAAAGTGTACTTTATAATGTTACGGTGGGGGCCTTTGTCAACACGTCCAGCAGGGGGGAAGCCGAGGCCAAGGCCATTGACGTGCTGAAATTGCTTAATTTTGACGATAAAAAGGATGCCAAATCATCGGATTTAACCATTGCAGACAGAAAACGCCTGGAGATTGCCAGGGCTCTGGCCACAGCGCCCAGACTGTTGCTTCTGGATGAGGTGATGGCGGGCCTGCGGCCGGCTGAGGTGGATGAAATGGTTGAGATTATAAGGTTTTTGCGTGAGCAGGGCGTCACCATTCTGGTGATTGAACATATCATGCGGGCCATCATGGCGTTATCCGATCGTATTGTTGTCATCCATTTCGGGAAAAAAATCGCAGAAGGAACTCCTGAAACAGTGGCGTCCGACGAAAATGTGATCAAAGCATATCTGGGGGATGAATATGGGGTTTCTTGA
- a CDS encoding ABC transporter ATP-binding protein gives MGFLEVNNIDVSYGDVQVIFDLSMRIEEGEVVSIIGGNGAGKSTLLRTISGLMKPSSGQIFFKGRSMHTLPPEQIVNHGIVHVPEGRRLFSLMTIKDNLIVGAYNKEADKHKEETLAQVYEMLPRLKERENQTALTLSGGEQQMVAIGRGLMARPKILMLDEPSLGLAPVLVNSIFETIRKIADQGTTVLLVEQDVNHSLRLSDRGYVLEHGRIALEGKADELLGNPHIKEAYLGI, from the coding sequence ATGGGGTTTCTTGAGGTAAATAATATTGATGTCAGCTATGGGGATGTCCAGGTTATTTTTGATCTGTCCATGCGCATTGAAGAAGGTGAGGTGGTGTCCATTATCGGCGGCAACGGCGCTGGAAAATCCACATTGCTTCGCACTATTTCGGGGCTGATGAAACCGTCTTCCGGCCAAATCTTCTTTAAGGGCCGTTCCATGCACACCCTGCCCCCTGAACAGATCGTCAATCATGGCATTGTCCATGTCCCGGAGGGACGCCGACTTTTTTCCCTGATGACCATAAAAGACAACCTCATTGTGGGTGCCTATAATAAGGAAGCCGATAAGCACAAAGAAGAGACCCTGGCCCAGGTATATGAGATGTTGCCAAGATTGAAAGAGCGGGAAAATCAAACCGCCCTGACCCTGTCCGGCGGAGAGCAGCAGATGGTGGCCATTGGCCGGGGGCTTATGGCCCGGCCTAAAATCTTGATGCTGGATGAGCCGTCTCTTGGACTGGCTCCGGTGTTGGTCAACAGCATTTTTGAGACCATCCGGAAAATTGCCGACCAGGGCACCACCGTGCTTCTGGTTGAACAGGACGTAAACCATTCTTTGCGCCTGTCAGACCGGGGGTATGTGCTGGAACATGGCAGAATTGCCCTGGAGGGCAAGGCCGATGAACTTTTAGGCAATCCCCACATTAAAGAAGCCTATCTAGGTATATAG
- a CDS encoding TAXI family TRAP transporter solute-binding subunit: MIRKFILVLSILICTTTCGTSSAADLGIITGGTKGTYFQFGLNLMELGKKYGYNIHVYNSRGSVENVYAVYQRPKTQMGIVQSDVLAFVLKVKSNKVLKLIARKIKMVFPLYNEEVHLLGKTSVASFDDLENRRVAVGKEGSGTYLTAKLLFEVSGIKPAQTLTVGTDKALAMLKAGTIDAMFYVAGFPVALFSEQVTAGDDLHIMPIGNKSITEFYPMAQIPAGTYPWQSQAVSTVAVKAVLVSFDFRRNNCDAVGEFANIVYENLDWLKQNGHPKWNSVDLDYPLKGWEQYDCVKKYRKNGYFEETFQPVEKNPLLNAIKEIL, from the coding sequence ATGATTCGCAAATTCATTCTGGTATTGAGTATCCTGATCTGTACAACCACGTGCGGCACATCATCGGCCGCGGACTTGGGAATAATCACCGGCGGTACAAAAGGTACTTACTTCCAATTCGGCCTGAACCTGATGGAATTGGGCAAAAAATACGGATATAATATCCATGTATACAACTCCCGGGGATCCGTGGAAAATGTATATGCCGTGTACCAGCGTCCCAAGACCCAGATGGGTATTGTTCAGTCCGATGTCCTGGCATTTGTGCTTAAGGTGAAATCCAATAAAGTCCTAAAGCTCATCGCAAGAAAAATTAAAATGGTTTTCCCTTTGTATAACGAAGAGGTCCATTTGCTGGGTAAAACTTCCGTTGCGTCGTTTGATGACTTGGAAAACAGGCGGGTGGCCGTGGGCAAGGAAGGCTCGGGCACCTATCTTACTGCCAAGCTTCTTTTTGAGGTCTCAGGCATCAAGCCCGCCCAAACTCTGACTGTGGGTACGGACAAGGCTCTGGCCATGCTCAAGGCAGGCACCATCGACGCCATGTTCTACGTGGCTGGATTTCCCGTGGCCCTTTTTTCCGAGCAAGTTACCGCCGGGGACGACCTTCACATCATGCCCATCGGCAACAAGAGCATTACCGAATTTTATCCTATGGCCCAGATTCCGGCCGGTACCTATCCATGGCAGAGTCAAGCCGTATCCACCGTTGCGGTCAAGGCCGTGCTGGTTTCCTTTGATTTCAGGCGTAATAACTGCGACGCCGTGGGAGAATTTGCTAACATTGTCTACGAAAATTTGGACTGGCTCAAACAAAACGGTCATCCGAAATGGAACAGTGTAGACCTGGACTACCCCCTCAAAGGATGGGAACAGTATGACTGCGTTAAAAAATACCGTAAAAACGGCTATTTTGAAGAAACGTTTCAGCCTGTGGAAAAGAACCCCCTGCTGAATGCCATCAAGGAGATCCTCTGA
- a CDS encoding AAA family ATPase, which translates to MYRTHFNLKKKPFQLSSDNSFLWLGDTHARALDLLKRGIDGPQRLLVLTGDIGTGKTTLIHELRHGLPQTTTVAHITDPSIELHYMFRSIAQGLGFDAFYREGEKFEPVLSAFLSRRHQARKKCLIIIDEAHLMPERFLALLPSWAKFAPDNTLTFILAGQLELHQVMEETLGRSWKEQMDVHAMLAPLEEKQTRDYINRRLELAGATHRIFIPGAVREVHRYTKGFPRRINIACDQAMIAAYAKDMQTVDAHTFQEALGILEIPQVPLAVSQPASVSQTPPVAPRFRRPTRALSTLAAAILLVGIAYLFYSRTLSVPPTPSEQIAAKPDKTADMDEFLKEISIMHKADFMTRVPDPPSGLSARNTPAPEMPAPTSAAPSTSRQRDPDPESAHDPASVSTVQPDPDAIIDWLIKEKSR; encoded by the coding sequence ATGTACCGTACCCATTTTAATCTGAAAAAAAAACCCTTTCAGCTCAGTTCGGATAATAGCTTCCTGTGGCTGGGTGATACCCACGCCAGGGCTTTAGACCTTCTTAAACGCGGCATTGACGGCCCCCAGCGGTTGCTGGTCCTTACCGGAGATATCGGCACCGGCAAGACCACCCTGATTCATGAACTGCGTCATGGCCTGCCCCAAACGACCACCGTGGCTCATATCACCGATCCCAGCATTGAGCTCCATTATATGTTTCGTTCCATTGCCCAGGGCCTGGGATTTGATGCGTTTTATAGGGAAGGAGAAAAATTTGAACCGGTACTGTCAGCCTTTTTGAGCCGCCGACACCAGGCCCGAAAAAAATGTCTGATCATCATTGACGAGGCTCATTTGATGCCGGAGCGATTCCTGGCACTGCTTCCTTCCTGGGCCAAATTTGCGCCGGACAATACCCTCACTTTCATCCTCGCCGGTCAGTTGGAGCTCCACCAAGTCATGGAAGAAACCCTGGGCCGTTCATGGAAAGAGCAGATGGATGTCCATGCCATGCTCGCCCCTCTGGAAGAAAAACAGACCCGGGACTATATCAATAGACGCCTTGAGTTGGCCGGTGCAACACATAGAATTTTTATCCCCGGAGCTGTCCGGGAAGTACACAGGTATACCAAGGGCTTCCCCCGGCGCATCAATATCGCCTGCGATCAGGCCATGATTGCCGCCTACGCAAAAGATATGCAAACCGTTGATGCCCATACCTTCCAGGAGGCCTTGGGTATTCTGGAAATCCCCCAGGTGCCGCTGGCTGTCTCTCAACCGGCGTCGGTTTCTCAAACGCCGCCGGTCGCTCCAAGGTTCAGGCGGCCGACAAGGGCATTGTCCACCCTGGCCGCAGCCATTCTTCTTGTGGGCATCGCCTATCTCTTTTATTCCCGGACCCTTTCTGTTCCGCCGACTCCCTCTGAACAAATTGCCGCCAAACCCGACAAGACTGCCGATATGGATGAGTTCCTTAAAGAAATCTCTATTATGCATAAGGCCGATTTTATGACCCGGGTTCCGGACCCGCCCTCCGGACTATCGGCCCGTAACACACCTGCACCTGAAATGCCCGCACCTACCTCTGCCGCGCCGTCGACATCTCGCCAACGAGATCCTGACCCTGAGTCGGCCCATGATCCCGCCTCGGTCTCAACCGTCCAACCGGATCCGGATGCCATCATCGACTGGCTTATTAAAGAAAAATCCCGCTGA
- a CDS encoding cold shock domain-containing protein encodes MNIENGIISNWNKEKGYGFITPKSGGRSLFFHINDYSHQHKHPIQNLIVQYYASIDQKGRVCAIDVTPLKGHKNNGRELRQKFFSLVMFSLFSFVLFYFFDAKLIPKELVFFYDSK; translated from the coding sequence ATGAATATAGAAAACGGCATTATCTCAAACTGGAATAAAGAAAAAGGGTATGGCTTCATAACGCCAAAGTCCGGTGGGAGGTCCTTATTTTTTCACATCAATGATTACAGCCATCAACATAAACACCCTATTCAAAACCTAATAGTTCAATATTACGCATCAATTGATCAAAAAGGCCGGGTATGTGCAATTGATGTTACGCCATTGAAAGGGCATAAAAATAATGGTAGAGAATTGAGACAAAAATTTTTTTCCTTGGTGATGTTTAGCCTTTTTTCTTTCGTTTTATTTTACTTTTTTGACGCAAAGTTAATACCCAAAGAATTAGTTTTTTTCTATGATAGCAAATGA
- a CDS encoding transposase: MKVLKTRKKNVVTLDIGAFCAKETVLVNPIDNTVHQSQQLRSLTPYRCTYGYDVLVFVGYGLFVHCLSEQQIIALLSDRNITISQREIGFLGKKFIAYLAIAHQQAQQRLNQLMSHKGGYILHIDGTCEGGSPHLFTGMDGIAQIVLDNIKLPSEKAESIIPFLERIKKQYGNPVALVHDMGKGILSAVEVVFKGIPDFICHFHFLRDIGKDLYEAEYAKIRIRLTKHKIRTVLRAKAKALDSLMGNDTQLGTGLLECIAENQPNTIPAEKLAIVSSYVMIHWALDTTGQLEGYGFPFDCPHFIFYQRLKVLYKMVDTSGYNQFDKHFFNLWKPLNKIINDQQLRSAAKQIEKKMETFKQLRTALSITVSENKKGLNDDGDNNTNIKRIAQKVKRFRAQIMADPKLSQTDSYKKMIKQIDTYWEKLFADPITIETSNGQQVHIQPQRTNNILERFFRELKRRNRKRSGTISLNKRLKTMLTDTPLIKNLDKAEYMEAILDGNATLEERFEKIDYNMVLEKLNDEQKTYGKISPEMKKIIQRPDLPKKLASLFAT; encoded by the coding sequence TTGAAAGTGCTCAAAACCAGGAAGAAAAACGTTGTGACTTTGGATATCGGGGCATTTTGTGCAAAGGAAACAGTTTTGGTCAATCCAATTGATAACACGGTCCATCAAAGTCAACAGCTTCGTTCTTTGACCCCATATCGGTGCACGTATGGGTATGATGTGTTGGTTTTTGTCGGATATGGACTTTTTGTTCACTGTCTATCAGAACAGCAAATCATTGCACTGCTGTCAGATAGAAATATAACCATTTCTCAACGAGAGATTGGTTTCCTTGGTAAGAAATTTATTGCTTATCTGGCCATAGCCCATCAGCAGGCACAGCAACGATTAAATCAACTGATGTCACACAAAGGCGGCTATATTCTGCATATAGATGGCACTTGCGAAGGCGGCAGTCCTCATCTTTTTACCGGTATGGACGGCATTGCTCAAATAGTATTGGATAATATCAAATTGCCCTCGGAAAAAGCAGAATCCATCATCCCCTTTTTAGAAAGAATAAAAAAGCAATACGGCAACCCGGTTGCTCTGGTCCATGATATGGGTAAAGGCATTTTATCGGCAGTAGAGGTTGTGTTCAAAGGTATTCCGGATTTCATCTGCCATTTCCATTTTTTAAGAGATATTGGAAAAGATTTATATGAAGCAGAATACGCTAAGATTAGAATCCGTTTAACAAAGCATAAAATCAGAACAGTGCTTCGGGCAAAAGCAAAGGCGCTGGACTCTCTCATGGGAAACGATACTCAACTTGGGACAGGGCTATTAGAGTGTATTGCTGAAAATCAGCCGAACACAATACCCGCAGAAAAACTGGCGATTGTGTCGTCATATGTCATGATCCATTGGGCTCTTGACACAACTGGCCAACTTGAGGGTTATGGTTTCCCATTTGATTGCCCGCACTTTATTTTTTACCAGCGGCTAAAAGTCCTGTATAAAATGGTGGACACCTCTGGCTACAATCAATTCGATAAACATTTCTTCAATCTTTGGAAGCCTCTCAATAAAATCATCAATGACCAACAGTTGAGAAGCGCCGCTAAGCAAATTGAAAAAAAGATGGAAACCTTCAAACAACTCCGAACCGCCTTATCCATAACCGTTTCTGAAAATAAGAAAGGACTTAATGATGACGGCGATAATAATACCAATATAAAACGTATTGCTCAGAAAGTGAAAAGATTCAGGGCGCAAATAATGGCAGACCCGAAATTATCTCAAACAGACTCATATAAAAAAATGATCAAACAGATCGACACTTACTGGGAGAAACTTTTTGCCGATCCAATTACAATCGAAACATCCAATGGTCAGCAGGTTCACATCCAACCTCAACGCACAAACAATATTTTGGAACGATTTTTCCGGGAACTTAAACGTAGAAACCGGAAAAGAAGTGGAACAATATCATTAAATAAAAGGCTCAAAACCATGCTCACAGACACGCCGTTAATCAAGAATCTTGATAAAGCAGAATATATGGAAGCCATCCTTGATGGGAATGCTACTTTGGAGGAACGATTCGAAAAAATTGACTACAACATGGTTCTTGAAAAATTAAACGACGAACAAAAAACGTATGGAAAAATTAGCCCTGAAATGAAAAAAATAATTCAGCGGCCTGATTTGCCGAAAAAATTGGCATCCTTATTCGCTACTTAA
- a CDS encoding DUF1294 domain-containing protein, whose translation MSVAAFLMYAKDKSAAEQGNWRTAERTLHALSLLGGWPGAKIAQSFLRHKSQKLSFRITYWVTVIANCSALYWLTTPKGSIWLSRLLKI comes from the coding sequence ATGAGTGTTGCTGCATTTCTGATGTATGCAAAAGATAAAAGTGCGGCTGAACAGGGCAATTGGCGTACGGCGGAACGTACATTACATGCCTTGTCATTGTTAGGGGGCTGGCCGGGAGCCAAGATCGCACAAAGTTTTTTAAGGCACAAATCCCAAAAATTATCTTTTCGAATCACGTATTGGGTAACTGTCATAGCAAATTGTAGTGCTCTATATTGGCTGACCACACCAAAAGGAAGTATCTGGTTGAGCCGTTTATTAAAAATATAG
- the nhaA gene encoding Na+/H+ antiporter NhaA, translating to MQKDQESIIVSFLKLESTGGILLFCSAVLAIVIANSFLKPYYTLFVSIPMEIRIGPLEIAKPLLLWINDGLMAIFFFLVGLELKRELIEGELSEKSKIILPGIGAIGGMVIPALIYLYFNANDPVAVKGWAIPAATDIAFALGVLTLLDSRVPSSIKIFLTSLAIFDDIGAILIIALFYTSKISFFAIGTVIFCLLVLFFMNKRNITSNSPYILMGVIMWVATLKSGIHATLAGVLLAMFIPMQSKHNPEHSPLKSIEHDLHSIVAFFVLPVFAFANAGINLSGVTVSQAFHAVPIGVALGLFLGKQVGIFGFCWLFIKFKLAKLPNDMSLLSLYGTSALCGIGFTMSLFIGSLAFEETGVNLLFDERLGIIFGSLLSGILGFIVLRVSLGAKR from the coding sequence ATGCAAAAGGATCAAGAATCAATAATTGTTTCTTTTTTAAAGCTGGAATCCACTGGGGGGATACTCCTTTTTTGCTCAGCAGTACTTGCAATTGTGATCGCAAATTCATTTCTTAAGCCGTATTATACGCTTTTTGTTTCGATACCTATGGAAATAAGGATCGGTCCTTTAGAAATCGCAAAACCCTTACTGCTTTGGATCAATGACGGGTTGATGGCAATCTTCTTTTTTTTGGTTGGCCTTGAACTAAAACGTGAATTGATCGAGGGTGAGCTTTCAGAAAAAAGCAAAATAATATTGCCCGGAATCGGCGCCATTGGCGGTATGGTAATTCCGGCATTGATATATCTGTACTTTAATGCCAACGATCCTGTTGCGGTTAAAGGCTGGGCAATACCTGCAGCAACGGATATTGCATTCGCGTTAGGTGTTTTAACATTACTTGATTCTCGAGTTCCTTCCTCAATAAAAATTTTCCTTACGTCTTTAGCTATTTTTGATGATATTGGCGCGATACTGATCATTGCCCTTTTTTATACATCAAAAATTTCTTTTTTTGCCATAGGCACGGTAATTTTTTGTTTGTTAGTTCTTTTTTTTATGAATAAGCGCAATATCACATCGAACAGTCCTTATATTCTCATGGGTGTCATCATGTGGGTCGCCACTTTAAAGTCCGGCATACATGCCACCTTGGCCGGTGTGTTATTGGCAATGTTCATTCCGATGCAGTCAAAACATAATCCAGAGCATTCGCCCCTTAAAAGCATAGAACATGACTTGCATTCCATTGTCGCGTTTTTTGTTCTGCCTGTATTCGCTTTTGCAAATGCGGGAATCAATTTGAGTGGTGTCACGGTAAGTCAAGCATTTCACGCCGTACCAATTGGGGTTGCGTTGGGCTTATTTTTGGGTAAACAGGTCGGCATTTTTGGATTTTGTTGGTTGTTCATTAAATTCAAACTCGCCAAGTTACCTAATGATATGAGTTTGCTTAGTTTATATGGGACATCTGCGCTTTGTGGGATAGGGTTTACCATGAGTTTATTCATTGGCTCTCTCGCCTTTGAAGAAACCGGTGTTAATCTTTTGTTTGATGAAAGACTTGGTATCATATTCGGCTCACTACTTTCAGGTATATTAGGTTTTATTGTGCTCAGGGTGAGCTTGGGAGCTAAACGGTAA
- a CDS encoding type I glyceraldehyde-3-phosphate dehydrogenase translates to MAYKIAVNGYGRIGRCVVRALYESRTYRETLCLVAINEAWHPDTVFHLTRFDSTHGRFPGNVRRTARGMAVENDEICLLQEKNIGNLPWKDLGVDAVLDCTGIFNDRQAAKLHILSGAAKVIYSHPGKDEMDATIVYGVNHNSLKAGDAVISNASCTSNCLIPILSVIDAVLGIDSGSITTIHSAMNDQPVIDAYNTDLRKTRSALQSIIPVSTSLAKGIGRILPHLDNRFETLAIRVPTTNVSIMDIALVVAANTNADQINALLTRAAESDLKGILGVNDEQLVSCDFNHDPRSAIVDLPQTRVSGSRLVKIQAWFDNEWGYSSRMLDTTIAALNK, encoded by the coding sequence ATGGCATATAAGATAGCAGTGAACGGATATGGAAGGATCGGACGTTGCGTCGTGCGTGCCCTTTACGAGTCCAGGACATACAGAGAAACGCTTTGTCTTGTGGCTATTAATGAAGCCTGGCATCCGGACACGGTGTTTCATCTGACCCGTTTTGATTCCACCCATGGACGGTTTCCCGGAAATGTGCGGAGGACCGCCCGGGGCATGGCCGTTGAAAACGATGAGATTTGTCTGCTCCAGGAAAAAAATATCGGAAACCTGCCCTGGAAGGATCTTGGGGTGGATGCGGTTCTGGACTGCACCGGTATTTTTAATGACAGACAGGCCGCCAAATTGCATATCTTGTCCGGTGCTGCAAAGGTTATTTATTCCCATCCCGGCAAAGATGAAATGGATGCCACCATTGTATACGGGGTGAATCACAACAGCCTGAAAGCCGGAGATGCTGTTATTTCCAATGCCTCCTGCACCTCTAACTGCCTGATCCCCATTTTAAGTGTCATTGACGCCGTGCTTGGCATTGACAGCGGCTCAATCACTACCATTCATTCTGCCATGAACGATCAGCCTGTGATTGACGCATATAATACGGATTTGCGAAAAACAAGATCTGCCCTGCAGTCCATTATTCCGGTGAGCACGTCCCTTGCAAAGGGGATCGGCAGGATTCTGCCTCATCTGGACAACAGATTTGAAACCCTGGCCATCCGGGTGCCCACCACAAATGTTTCCATCATGGACATTGCCCTTGTGGTGGCGGCGAATACGAATGCAGATCAGATCAACGCCTTGCTTACCCGGGCCGCAGAATCAGATTTAAAAGGAATTTTAGGTGTGAATGATGAACAATTGGTTTCCTGTGATTTTAATCATGATCCCAGATCTGCTATTGTTGATTTGCCCCAGACCCGGGTATCGGGATCTCGGCTTGTAAAAATTCAGGCATGGTTTGATAATGAGTGGGGGTATTCCAGCAGGATGCTTGACACCACAATTGCCGCACTTAATAAATAA
- a CDS encoding formate--tetrahydrofolate ligase translates to MALDPTKHADWEIAEDAEKRMPSIYKIGEKLGLTKEELLPYGHYIGKIDFMKVLDRLNDKPNGKYIDVTAITPTPLGEGKSTSAIGLVQGLGKLGKSVSAAIRQPSGGPTMNIKGSAAGGGLAQCIPLTPFSLGFTGDINAIMNAHNLAMVALTSRMQHERNYTDEQLERLSGMKRIDIDPTNVEMGWVMDFCSQALRNIIIGIDDVNGKFDGFMMKSKFGIAVSSEVMAILSLATDLKDLRERMGKIVVAYTKKGAPVTTEDLKVAGAMTAWMVDAMKPSLMQTLEGQPVIVHAAPFANIAIGQSSIIADKIGLKLADYHVTESGFGAGIGFEKFWNLKCRYSGLKPDCAVVVATIRALKCHGGAPVPVPGKPMPEAYNTENVEWVEKGCVNLIHHIRNVRKAGISPVVCINAFYTDTDAEIAKVRELVEAEGERVALSRHWENGGDGAIEFAEAVVDACEEKTEFKFLYMLDMPLKQRIELIAKEVYGATGVDYSPVADRKLAQFQDDPDVTKMGVCMVKTHLSLSDNPALKGAPTGWRLAIREVLIYRGAGFIVPVAGDISLMPGTCSNPAFKRIDVDVETGKVQGIF, encoded by the coding sequence ATGGCATTGGATCCAACCAAACATGCGGATTGGGAAATTGCAGAAGATGCAGAAAAACGGATGCCCTCCATTTATAAAATCGGTGAAAAACTTGGATTAACCAAAGAAGAACTTCTGCCCTATGGACATTACATTGGCAAAATTGATTTCATGAAAGTACTTGACCGGCTGAACGATAAGCCCAACGGAAAGTATATTGATGTCACCGCCATTACCCCCACCCCGCTTGGCGAAGGCAAATCTACCTCTGCCATAGGGCTGGTGCAGGGCCTTGGAAAACTGGGGAAAAGTGTTTCCGCTGCCATTCGTCAGCCGTCAGGCGGTCCGACCATGAACATCAAGGGGTCTGCCGCCGGGGGCGGTTTGGCCCAGTGCATTCCTTTGACCCCCTTCTCTTTAGGGTTTACCGGCGACATCAACGCCATCATGAACGCCCATAACCTGGCCATGGTAGCCCTGACGTCACGTATGCAGCATGAAAGAAACTATACCGATGAGCAGCTAGAACGTCTCTCCGGCATGAAGAGAATCGATATTGATCCCACCAACGTTGAAATGGGCTGGGTCATGGATTTCTGTTCCCAGGCCCTGCGTAACATCATTATCGGTATTGACGACGTGAACGGCAAGTTTGACGGTTTCATGATGAAATCCAAATTCGGTATTGCCGTGTCTTCAGAAGTTATGGCTATTTTGTCCTTGGCCACTGACCTTAAAGACTTGCGTGAAAGAATGGGTAAGATCGTTGTGGCATACACCAAAAAAGGCGCACCGGTTACCACCGAAGACTTAAAGGTTGCCGGTGCCATGACCGCCTGGATGGTTGATGCCATGAAACCTTCTTTGATGCAGACCCTGGAAGGCCAGCCTGTTATCGTTCATGCAGCGCCTTTCGCCAACATTGCCATTGGCCAGAGTTCCATTATTGCTGATAAGATAGGTTTGAAACTGGCTGACTACCACGTGACCGAATCAGGCTTTGGTGCCGGTATTGGTTTTGAAAAATTCTGGAACCTGAAATGCCGCTACTCCGGGCTGAAACCTGACTGTGCTGTTGTTGTTGCAACGATCCGTGCCTTGAAGTGCCACGGCGGCGCACCTGTCCCCGTTCCGGGTAAGCCCATGCCTGAAGCGTACAACACCGAAAACGTTGAATGGGTTGAAAAAGGATGTGTTAATCTCATCCATCACATCCGCAACGTGCGTAAAGCCGGTATCTCTCCGGTTGTTTGCATCAATGCCTTCTATACTGACACTGACGCTGAGATTGCCAAGGTTCGTGAGTTGGTCGAGGCTGAAGGTGAAAGAGTGGCGCTTTCCCGCCACTGGGAAAACGGCGGCGATGGTGCCATTGAATTTGCCGAGGCCGTTGTGGACGCATGCGAGGAAAAAACAGAATTCAAGTTCCTTTACATGCTGGATATGCCGCTTAAACAAAGAATCGAGCTTATTGCCAAAGAAGTTTACGGTGCCACAGGTGTTGATTATTCTCCTGTTGCCGACAGGAAACTGGCTCAATTCCAGGATGATCCGGACGTTACTAAGATGGGTGTCTGCATGGTAAAAACCCACCTGTCTTTGTCTGATAATCCTGCGCTTAAGGGCGCGCCCACGGGTTGGCGGCTGGCTATCCGTGAAGTCCTGATTTACAGAGGTGCAGGTTTCATCGTTCCTGTTGCCGGTGATATATCTCTGATGCCGGGTACCTGTTCCAACCCGGCCTTCAAACGTATCGATGTTGATGTTGAAACCGGTAAGGTTCAGGGTATATTTTAA